The Thalassophryne amazonica chromosome 6, fThaAma1.1, whole genome shotgun sequence genome includes a region encoding these proteins:
- the ncoa6 gene encoding nuclear receptor coactivator 6 isoform X2 encodes MAHQRTTPLSQRTEYFEPGNESDGVSGVCVDEDADSCHGNTETREEKVDKQDGENWQEDFRVFVAFRGNMEDEDFTEKLDAISSGIPNMLEMGSERLQPQCVEPWNSVRVTFNIPRDAAERLRLLAQNNQQQLRDLGILSVQIEGEGAINVAMGPNRAQDVRVNGPIGASGQMRMDVGFPGQPGPAGVRLANPSMVAGPSMPGQAMVPGSSGQMHPRVSRQSSQTDVMDPMMAVQQQQQQQLQHQQAGPHGSGSMPPQAAHHMQALHTGRPLNPAALQQLQQQHHQQQQAQQQAQLSQLGPRPPFNPSGQMAVPPGWNQVPSGVLQPSPAQGGPAWRKPPPQTQMVQRPPSLATIQTPSHPPPPYPFGSQQAGQVFNAMGQGQLQQQQPGMGQFAAPQPKGPQAGPGVATGPPRPPPPSAGPQGNLTAKSPGSSSSPFQQGSPGTPPMMVQRPTTPQGFSQGVGSPGRAAIGQQGNMQQGFMGMPQHGQPGTQVHAGMPKRSMGFPNMPGNQNFVQVQVSGSNPGTPGGGANQQLQSSQAITHTGAQPSASTPNSMQSTPHAQPNLMGVQSSMAGPPPGTTTGPNMGPQQAGLQTQMMGLQHQAQPVSSSPSQMVQGQGGGQTVLSRPLNQGQRGGMTPPKQMMPQQGQGVMHGQGQMVGGQGHQAMLLQQQQQQQQQQQNSMMEQMVANQMQGNKQAFGSKIPAGVMPGQMMRGPSPNVPGNMAQFQAQVVPQQQMSSQQQQQMAQLQQQQLQQQQHQLQQQQLQQQQQQHHQMNQQQVSMAGNPAQPMGMHGQPMRLPAGHPLIQQQLQQQQLQQKQQQQAMLQQQQQQQQQAAHQHSHTLGDPSGGTGDLGMQQMVPDMQAQQQQGMMGGPQHLQMGNGHFASHGMNFNSQFPGQMPIGGPCGQPGGFPVSKDVTLTSPLLVNLLQSDISASQFGPGGKQGAGTGSQAKPKKKKPVRKKKTKEGEGQQQGEGVGGLDMPAGMEDSDLPNLGGEQSIGLDNPGPKLPDFANRPAGFPNQPGDQRVLQQVPMQFLQQQQQQQQQQIQHMQQQHIQQQQMQQQMQQHHLQQQQQLQQQMQMQGLQNTQGQQGMTGTQNPAQGQPQMHPHQLQQQQQQPQQQAQQPHLPQQQQQMMMMLKLQQEQAKNRMSIPPGGQLPPRGMGNPPEVQRLPVSQQGNMPVMISLQGHGGVPPSPDKARAMPLMVNPQLAGTARRMSHPDVGQSSQLTGSEDTPGTTHPKQDRPEIGVQPGNGNQQMMTNQGSNTHLMKQGSGPSPMPQHTGASPQQQLPTQPQQGGPMAPHHFPSVPTTSQSSRPKTPNRASPRPYHHPITSSNRPPSTEPSEINLSPERLNASIAGLFPPKINIPLPPRQPNLNRGFDQQGLNPTTLKAIGQAPPSLSLPGNNNNGSAGGNNTNSQQPLATGSGGAGMGAKQEKQSGGQGKRASPSNSRRSSPATSRKPATPSPGRQKGTKMALTCPPHQQQLLSPQGQSMMLSPSSVPQSPVSMPSQSGGGTEAQQTQSTFYRIQSSAAEVVGENQVVTAAEQRQMVQPHSQAQPMRESSASRMGSPRVSMPQESKSVFELPVVGVDRQPTHTTPLHDAEALSALREAPTSLNQLLDNASILNGSLRPIQGNTGRDVMGKESPKTVLDPEKPLHSHSKNSDIIAPVVSTATMNESEAKPKPVVSMSTSSSNLQFAAIPNLHSSTNTNSNTTPSLNVDPISSLINNPTLNTNPTTSICPTPNTNTTSYMSVSLNPVTSIQNTASTVSASSSTSSAVSCKQISSSKPVTSVHSVIQIPASSSTISPNQITVFVASNPITSTTTPQVPTSMVSTMVAVPNKNIRPQDVRQHSSIPRPPQFITTTPVFINPIFQVPSASVAPNTTVVPQSVTMVGPIQVSATNIQLSSALGSSSAANMASPHSVRASTAQIQIATSMASSTASGTLPAPLQINSGTLKTEKLPETGLAQKSSPPVRQQSPHPSPCPPSPFQPPLASPPPCSSPAAVSNIRRSPIFPSSNAQVKSKPVQNTGTVSGSSESQQSPGDRSAQGPTGVIPLQVFHPPASPAIKIDAPHITSASPKTTTPPPTSSPVVVSAHAGVTTQIDTPAALPAPASVSSPVPPAACQAPIATVVAATPVVSSSALLSTASTVHSPPTSHAPKITVPGYVQEVFTAFTATIQSGTKHAQSDPPATEPPKLPAVAPADTSQVNQAPIQQQVPQFQESVASEKTSEEASGGPEQGWAKKRKTPINLVPRSAVEKPKGPSRRSSRAEKEAEEEPAADSSIRKRSVRPGSSTAVKETGASPTQAKRRKSK; translated from the exons ATGGCACATCAGCGTACCACACCTCTGTCCCAGAGGACGGAGTACTTTGAACCTGGTAATGAATCCGACGGGGTCTCTGGTGTTTGTGTGGATGAGGATGCTGACAGTTGCCATGGAAACACTGAAACAAGAGAAGAGAAAGTCGACAAGCAAGATGGTGAAAACTGGCAAGAAGATTTTAGAGTTTTTGTTGCTTTTCGAGGAAACATGGAGGATGAGGACTTCACAGAAAAACTTGACGCTATCAGCAGTGGGATACCTAACATGCTTGAAATGG GCTCAGAGAGGTTGCAGCCACAATGTGTAGAGCCATGGAATAGTGTCCGGGTTACTTTTAACATTCCTCGGGATGCCGCAGAGCGACTCAGACTGTTGGCCCAGAACAATCAGCAGCAGCTCAGAGATCTGGGGATTCTCTCGGTGCAAATTGAAG GGGAAGGCGCCATTAATGTGGCCATGGGACCAAATAGAGCTCAAGATGTCAGAGTGAATGGACCAATTGGAGCATCTGGCCAGATGCGGATGGATGTTGGCTTTCCAGGCCAGCCTGGCCCAG CAGGGGTGAGGTTGGCTAACCCATCTATGGTTGCTGGTCCAAGCATGCCAGGTCAGGCTATGGTACCAGGCAGCAGTGGACAGATGCACCCTCGTGTTTCAAGGCAGTCATCACAAACAG ATGTGATGGATCCAATGATGGcagtccagcagcagcagcagcagcaacttcAGCATCAACAAGCTGGCCCTCATGGCTCAGGTTCCATGCCACCTCAGGCTGCTCACCACATGCAGGCTCTTCATACCGGAAGACCACTCAACCCTGCAGCCTTGCAGCAACTCCAGCAGCAGCATCACCAACAGCAACAGGCCCAGCAGCAAGCTCAGCTCTCCCAGCTTGGACCCAGACCGCCATTCAACCCATCAGGTCAGATGGCTGTGCCCCCTGGCTGGAACCAAGTGCCATCTGGGGTCCTTCAACCTTCACCTGCCCAAGGAGGgcctgcctggaggaaacccccgCCTCAAACCCAAATGGTTCAGCGGCCACCTTCTCTTGCTACAATTCAGACTCCGAGTCACCCTCCACCCCCTTATCCTTTTGGCAGCCAGCAGGCTGGGCAGGTGTTCAATGCCATGGGGCAGGGACAATTACAGCAGCAGCAACCGGGAATGGGCCAATTTGCCGCACCTCAGCCTAAAGGCCCTCAGGCTGGACCGGGTGTTGCAACAGGACCACCGAGGCCTCCTCCTCCATCAGCTGGACCACAGGGCAACCTTACTGCTAAGTCCCCTGGTTCCTCTTCATCTCCTTTTCAGCAGGGTTCACCTGGCACTCCACCTATGATGGTACAGAGACCTACAACTCCACAGGGTTTCTCCCAGGGAGTTGGTTCACCAGGGAGAGCAGCTATTGGACAACAGGGTAACATGCAGCAAGGATTCATGGGAATGcctcagcatggacagcctgGGACTCAAGTGCATGCAG GTATGCCTAAGCGTTCCATGGGCTTTCCAAATATGCCAGGAAACCAGAACTTTGTTCAGGTTCAGGTGAGTGGCAGCAATCCAGGGACTCCTGGTGGAGGAGCCAATCAGCAGCTCCAGAGCAGCCAAGCAATAACTCATACAG GAGCTCAGCCATCAGCTTCTACTCCAAACTCAATGCAGAGTACACCCCATGCTCAGCCCAATCTTATGGGTGTCCAAAGCAGCATGGCAGGTCCCCctcctggaacaaccactggaccTAATATGGGACCTCAACAGGCAGGCCTACAGACCCAGATGATGGGCCTCCAGCATCAGGCCCAGCCCGTGTCCTCCTCCCCCAGCCAGATGGTTCAAGGCCAGGGTGGTGGTCAAACTGTCCTCTCAAGGCCCCTCAATCAAGGGCAAAGAGGAGGGATGACCCCACCCAAGCAGATGATGCCTCAACAAGGCCAGGGGGTGATGCATGGGCAGGGTCAGATGGTTGGAGGTCAAGGGCACCAGGCCATGCTcctacaacagcagcagcagcaacaacagcagcaacaaaactcCATGATGGAACAAATGGTTGCCAATCAGATGCAAGGCAACAAGCAGGCATTTGGAAGCAAGATCCCAGCTGGGGTTATGCCAGGCCAGATGATGCGTGGCCCTTCTCCAAATGTTCCAGGTAACATGGCTCAGTTCCAGGCCCAGGTGGTCCCACAGCAGCAAATGTcttcacagcagcagcagcaaatggcTCAACTCCAACAACAGCagttacagcagcagcaacaccagttgcagcagcagcagctacaacagcagcagcagcagcaccaccaGATGAATCAACAGCAGGTTTCAATGGCTGGCAATCCTGCTCAACCTATGGGCATGCACGGACAACCAATGAGGCTTCCTGCTGGTCATCCTCTTATTCAACAACAATTGCAGCAGCAACAATTACAGCAAAAGCAGCAGCAACAGGCTATgttgcaacaacagcagcagcagcaacaacaagcaGCTCATCAACACTCACATACTCTGGGGGACCCAAGTGGTGGGACAGGAGACTTGGGAATGCAACAGATGGTTCCAGATatgcaggcacagcagcagcaaggCATGATGGGGGGTCCTCAGCACTTGCAAATGGGAAATGGTCACTTTGCTAGTCATGGTATGAACTTTAATTCCCAATTTCCAGGACAGATGCCAATTGGTGGGCCCTGTGGACAACCTGGTGGCTTTCCTGTTAGCAAGGATGTAACATTGACGAGCCCACTACTGGTGAACCTGCTGCAAAGTGACATCTCAGCTAGTCAATTTGGGCCAGGAGGAAAACAGGGGGCAGGAACAGGCAGTCAGGCTAAACCCAAAAAGAAGAAACCAGTGCGGAAGAAGAAGACAAAAGAGGGGGAGGGGCAACAACAAGGAGAGGGAGTTGG GGGTCTAGATATGCCTGCTGGAATGGAGGATTCTGACCTGCCAAACCTGGGTGGTGAACAAAGTATAGGTTTAGATAACCCGGGCCCCAAGCTCCCTGATTTTGCCAACAGGCCTGCAG GTTTTCCTAACCAGCCTGGAGATCAGAGAGTATTGCAGCAGGTACCCATGCAGTTcctacagcagcagcaacagcaacaacaacaacaaatacagcacaTGCAACAACAGCATATACAGCAACAgcaaatgcaacaacaaatgcAACAGCACcacctgcagcagcagcagcagcttcagcAACAGATGCAGATGCAAGGCCTCCAGAATACACAAGGGCAGCAGGGTATGACTGGGACACAGAATCCAGCTCAAGGTCAACCCCAGATGCACCCACATCAactacagcagcagcaacaacaaccgcAACAGCAAGCTCAACAGCCACACCTTCCACAGCAG CAGCAGcaaatgatgatgatgctgaagctgcagcaagaGCAGGCTAAGAATCGCATGTCCATTCCTCCAGGAGGGCAGCTTCCCCCACGAGGCATGGGAAACCCACCTGAGGTGCAAAGGCTTCCTGTCTCGCAGCAAGGCAACATGCCTGTCATGATCAGCCTTCAGGGACATGGAGGTGTGCCACCTTCACCTGATAAAGCTAGAGCGATGCCCCTGATGGTGAACCCACAG CTTGCAGGTACAGCAAGAAGAATGTCCCACCCTGATGTAGGACAGAGTTCCCAGTTAACAGGATCGGAAGATACCCCCGGAACAACCCACCCAAAACAAGACAGGCCAGAAATAGGGGTACAACCTGGTAATGGGAATCAACAAATGATGACGAATCAGGGCTCCAATACTCACTTAATGAAGCAGGGCTCTGGTCCCTCACCCATGCCTCAGCACACTGGTGCAAGTCCGCAACAACAGCTGCCCACTCAACCCCAGCAGGGAGGTCCAATGGCTCCCCATCATTTCCCCAGTGTCCCCACAACCTCTCAGAGCTCCAGGCCCAAAACTCCCAACAGAGCTAGCCCCAGGCCATACCATCATCCCATCACTTCAAGTAATCGTCCACCAAGTACTGAGCCCTCTGAAATAAATCTGTCACCTGAGAGATTAAATGCTTCTATTGCTGGATTGTTTCCTCCAAAAATTAACATTCCCCTACCGCCCAGGCAACCAAATCTGAACAGAGGTTTTGACCAGCAAGGTCTCAACCCAACAACCCTGAAAGCCATTGGGCAGGCCCCACCTAGCCTATCTCTACCAGGCAATAACAACAATGGCAGTGCAGGTGGAAATAACACTAATAGTCAACAGCCTTTGGCTACTGGCAGTGGGGGAGCAGGTATGGGGGCTAAACAGGAGAAGCAGTCTGGAGGCCAGGGTAAAAGGGCAAGTCCTAGCAACAGTCGGCGGTCGAGTCCAGCCACTAGCCGCAAGCCAGCCACTCCAAGTCCAGGAAGACAAAAAGGCACAAAGATGGCTCTGACATGTCCTCCGCACCAGCAGCAATTGCTCAGCCCTCAGGGGCAAAGCATGATGCTGAGTCCATCTTCAGTGCCACAAAGTCCAGTATCTATGCCTTCACAATCAGGTGGCGGCACAGAGGCTCAGCAGACTCAGAGCACCTTCTATAGGATTCAAAGTAGTGCTGCTGAGGTAGTCGGAGAAAATCAGGTAGTGACTGCAGCAGAGCAACGTCAGATGGTTCAGCCTCATTCACAGGCCCAGCCGATGAGGGAGTCATCAGCATCCAGAATGGGTAGTCCTCGTGTCTCCATGCCTCAGGAGTCTAAATCTGTCTTTGAACTGCCAGTTGTAGGTGTAGATAGGCAGCCAACACACACAACACCTCTGCATGATGCTGAGGCCTTATCTGCTCTTAGGGAAGCACCAACTTCCCTAAATCAGTTGCTGGATAATGCAAGTATCCTAAATGGGTCTCTTCGGCCCATACAAGGTAATACTGGAAGGGATGTAATGGGAAAGGAAAGCCCCAAGACTGTTTTGGATCCAGAGAAACCACTCCACAGTCATTCCAAAAACTCAGACATTATTGCTCCTGTTGTTTCTACTGCTACTATGAATGAATCAGAAGCTAAACCCAAACCTGTTGTATCAATGTCTACTAGTAGTTCTAATTTACAGTTTGCTGCAATTCCTAATTTACACTCTAGTACGAATACTAACTCAAATACAACCCCAAGCCTTAATGTGGACCCCATCTCTAGTCTTATTAACAACCCTACTCTCAATACAAACCCAACAACTAGCATTTGTCCAACTCCAAATACTAACACTACTAGCTATATGAGTGTAAGTCTCAATCCAGTCACATCCATACAGAATACTGCTTCAACTGTCAGTGCTAGTTCTAGCACCAGCTCTGCAGTGAGTTGTAAacaaatttctagttctaaacctGTGACCAGTGTTCACTCAGTCATACAGATCCCTGCCTCATCCAGCACTATATCTCCCAACCAGATCACTGTGTTTGTTGCTTCTAACCCCATCACCTCTACAACAACTCCCCAGGTACCCACATCAATGGTCTCTACTATGGTAGCTGTTCCCAACAAAAACATTAGGCCTCAGGATGTACGGCAGCACTCATCCATCCCCCGTCCCCCCCAGTTCATCACAACCACCCCTGTATTTATCAACCCAATTTTCCAGGTCCCTAGTGCATCTGTGGCTCCCAATACCACAGTAGTGCCACAGTCTGTCACAATGGTGGGGCCTATCCAGGTGTCGGCTACAAACATTCAGCTTTCCTCTGCTCTTGGTTCATCATCAGCAGCTAACATGGCCAGTCCTCATTCTGTCCGAGCCAGTACCGCACAGATTCAGATTGCCACTAGTATGGCCTCGTCAACTGCAAGTGGCACTCTCCCAGCTCCTCTCCAGATTAACTCAGGGACTCTCAAAACAGAAAAACTACCCGAGACTGGTTTAGCTCAGAAATCTAGCCCTCCAGTCAGGCAGCAGTCCCCACATCCAAGCCCATGTCCACCATCTCCATTTCAGCCGCCCTTGGCTTCTCCTCCTCCCTGCTCCAGTCCTGCAGCTGTAAGCAACATACGCAGGAGTCCTATTTTTCCATCATCAAATGCCCAAGTGAAAAGCAAACCTGTGCAGAACACTGGGACTGTTTCTGGTTCATCTGAGTCTCAGCAAAGTCCTGGGGACAGATCTGCTCAGGGTCCTACTGGAGTCATACCACTGCAGGTCTTTCATCCTCCTGCAAGTCCTGCCATTAAAATTGATGCGCCACATATTACATCTGCTTCCCCAAAGACTACCACTCCTCCTCCAACCTCCTCTCCCGTTGTAGTTTCTGCCCATGCTGGGGTCACTACTCAGATTGATACCCCGGCTGCATTGCCTGCACCAGCTTCAGTCTCGAGCCCTGTCCCACCTGCAGCTTGTCAAGCTCCTATTGCCACTGTTGTTGCTGCTACCCCTGTTGTCTCATCTTCTGCCTTGCTGTCTACTGCCTCCACTGTACACAGTCCACCAACATCCCATGCTCCAAAGATTACAGTACCTGGATATGTTCAGGAGGTTTTCACAGCCTTCACAGCCACTATTCAAAGCGGAACTAAGCATGCCCAATCTGATCCCCCAGCGACAGAGCCTCCCAAACTGCCAGCGGTAGCACCTGCTGATACATCTCAGGTGAACCAAG CACCCATTCAACAGCAAGTTCCACAATTCCAAGAGTCTGTTGCCAGTGAGAAGACGA GTGAGGAGGCCTCAGGAGGTCCCGAACAAGG ATGGGCAAAGAAAAGAAAGACGCCCATCAACTTAGTCCCAAG atctgctgtggagaagccCAAGGGGCCAAGCAGACGCAGCTCCCGGGCAGAGAAGGAGGCGGAGGAGGAACCAGCAGCGGACAGCAGCATTAGGAAGAGATCAGTCAGGCCTGGTAGCAGTACTGCTGTAAAAG